One genomic segment of Ostrinia nubilalis chromosome 20, ilOstNubi1.1, whole genome shotgun sequence includes these proteins:
- the LOC135081805 gene encoding uncharacterized protein LOC135081805, which yields MLRRSSQFAVLLAIADIAVASIGNGTINGVSNKLDVDAINKKLDFIDFDTRRQRRKNTHRSTSSSSGEKKHSDGESGVSGESLEESSSSSSEQRVRPAQPKSSAERPGWRKWHRKCTPCPEEMGMKWRDPRIKWICGAYQRARRSFKSLCMMHLRNCQDGTMFTKIHDHRCKDDEAGAEAPHGDHFFYDYKVRMSGDTSNTEDSESTSLEDSYVSV from the exons ATGCTCAGGCGCAGCTCGCAGTTCGCAGTTTTACTGGCTATCG CAGACATAGCAGTTGCAAGCATAGGAAATGGCACCATAAACGGCGTGAGCAACAAATTGGATGTTGATGCGATAAACAAAAAGCTGGACTTCATTGACTTCGACACCAGAAGACAGAGAAGAAAGAACACGCACAGGTCGACGTCTTCGTCTTCTGGAGAAAAGAaac atTCTGATGGTGAAAGTGGGGTATCAGGAGAGTCTTTGGAAGAGTCATCGTCGTCATCATCAGAGCAAAGAGTTCGCCCGGCTCAACCGAAATCAAGCGCAGAGAGACCGGGATg GAGAAAATGGCATCGCAAGTGCACCCCATGCCCTGAGGAGATGGGAATGAAGTGGCGTGATCCTCGGATTAAGTGGATCTGTGGCGCGTACCAGCGCGCGCGCCGATCCTTCAAGAGCCTGTGCATGATGCACCTGAGGAACTGCCAGGATGGCACCA TGTTCACCAAGATCCACGACCACCGCTGCAAGGACGACGAAGCCGGAGCAGAAGCCCCGCACGGCGATCACTTCTTCTACGACTACAAGGTGCGCATGAGTGGCGACACCAGCAACACTGAGGACAGCGAGTCTACATCTTTGGAGGACTCTTATGTTTCTGTATGA